The Jatrophihabitans sp. genome segment GGTGAGCCGCGAGGGAAAGGTGAGCCGCGAGGAGGACGCCGCAACGTAATACCTCGCTCAGCTGGTGATGTCCTTGCGGGCGAACCGGGTCCAGGCGAGGGTGAAGAACACGGAGCTGTAGATCACCGCCAGCGCGCAGCCCCGGATCATGTCCTCCCAGCTGATCGCCGGGGTGAGGGCGTCCAGCCACGAGTACTGGAAGTGGGTGGGCAGCACCACCCGGTACGGGTCCAGCGCGGTGATCGAGTCCAGGATGTTGGACACCACCACCAGGAACACCGCCCCGCCGACCGCGGCCAGCGGCGCGTCGGTCAGCACGCTCAGCAGGAACGCCAGACTGGCCACCACCAACGCCTGGCCGGCGGCGTACAGCGCGACGATCAGCAACCGCTGCAGCGTCTCGGTGTGGGTGAAGCTGCCCCCGAACGGCGAGCGTGCCGGGTCCCAGCCGAAGAACACCCCGCCCACCACGTACGCCCAGGCCGGCAGCAGCAGGTTGACCCCGAACGAGAACGTCAGCGCCACCACCAGTTTCTGGCGCAGCAGCCGCCCCCGCGGGATCGGCATCGCCAGCAGGTAGCGCAGCGATGACCAGCTCGCCTCGCTGGCGATGGTGTCGCCGCAGAACATCGCCACGATCACCACCAGCAGAAAGCCGACCGAGGCGAACTCGGTGAAGAGCGCGAAGTTGCCGGCCCCCGCGGTGGCCAGGTCGACCAGCGCCGGGCGGTCGCCGTCCGAGTCGCCCGACCCGCCGATCTGAAAGGCCAGCGCCATGACGATCGGCAGCGCCAGCAGCAGCAGCCCGACCAGCTGGGTGCGCCGGCGGGTCAGCTGGCGGGCGAACTCGACCCGTAGCGGCATGGTGCGCCTGGTGTTGAAGGCCGGCTGGGCCGAGCTGCCCTGCTCGGCCGACAGCGGGGGCAGCTGGGCGAGCCGGGAGTGGACGCCACGCCTGGTCGGCGGCACCCCCGCGGGACCCGGGGCCGAGGCCGGGCCAGGGACGCGGCCCGGGGCAGAACCGTCGCTAGTCAACGCGCTCACCGATCAGATCCAGAAAGACGTCCTCCAGGGCCCGACGGGCCGGCACCACCCGGGCCGGCATGCCTGCGGCCACCAGCACCTCACGGGCCCGGTCGACATCATCGACGGCCAGCTGGGTCGAGCCGGAACCGGCCACCTCGGCGACCGAGCCGGCCGCCACCAGCCGGCCCCGGTGCATGACCACCACATGGCTGCAGGTCTGCTCGACCTCGGCAAGCAGGTGCGAGGACACGATCACGCTGCGCCCGGTCGCCGCGTAGCGGCCCAGCACCTGCCGCATCTCGGCGATCTGCGGCGGGTCCAGGCCGTTGGTCGGCTCGTCCAGCACCAGCACCTCGGGCAGGCCCAGCATCGCCTGGGCGATCGCCAGCCGCTGCTGCATGCCATGGCTGTAGGTCTTCACCCTGCGCTCCAACGAGTCCCCCAACCCGGCGATCTCGAGCACGGTCTCGAACTGGGCCTGCTCGACCGGCCGGCCGGACGCGGCCCAGAACAGCCGCAGGTTCTCCCGGCCGCTCAGGTGCGGCAGGAAACCCGGTCCCTCGACGAAGGCGCCCAGCCTGGACAGCACCTTCGCCCCGGGCACCACCTCGTGACCGAACACCCGGATGGAGCCCGCGGTGGGCAGGATCAGACCCATCAGCACCCGCAGCGTGGTGGTCTTGCCGGCGCCGTTCGGGCCCAGCAGGCCCAGCACCTGACCACGCTCGACCCGGAAGCTCACCCCGTCCACCGCGCGGTAACCGTCGGCATAGACCTTCGCCAGGTCCGAGACCACGATCGGCACCTGCGCCAGTGCCGGGTCGGCATCGCCGGGTCGCCGGGACCGCAGCCGCCACCAGCCGTAGGCCAGGCACAACAGCAGCACCAGCGCAGCCACGATCAGCCAGTTGCGCGCGCCGCTGGTGCGCACCTCGGTGACCGGCAGCGACGCCAGGTTGAGGGTGGCGCCGGACTCGGCCAGGGTCTCGCCGAGCTCCACGGTGTAGGTGGCGGGCTCGGTGGGCAGCTGGTAACCGTAGTCGGTGGTGGCCACCTCGACCGCGATCCGGTGCCCGGCCGGCACCTGGGCCACGATCCACGGCAGCCGGGCCGTCACCAGCTGCACCTGTCCCGGCGGGCCGGTCAGCTGGATCGGTGACACCAACCGGGCCGGCAGGGTGTCCGAGCCGTCCGGGCCGAGATCGCGCAACGACAGGAACAGGGTGGCCGTACCGGTCCGGCCGGTCGTCACCCTCAGCCGGACCTCGGACGAGCCGATCACCAGCGTCGACTCGGTAAGCGGGTCCGAGCTGAACAGCACGCTCTGGCCGGGCAGCCGGGACAACCCGGCCGCGCCACCGAGTCCGGCCCCGGCCGCGCCACCGATCAGGTCGCCAAGTCCGGGAACGGTCGACACCGCGGCCGGTGAACCGCCGGCAGGTGCGCTGATCTGGCGAGGCGGGCCCCGCAGCGTCACCGGCCGGCTGGTGAAGTCCGGACGTCCGGGCAGGCCCGGGTAGCCGAAGGCCCGAAGGGTGGTGGCGACCGTGCGGCCACTACTGGACGAGATTCCCGCGCCCGGCTGGGAAAGCAGGAACTCCGGACTGGTGCCGCCCTTGCCGCGCAGCT includes the following:
- a CDS encoding ABC transporter permease, whose product is MSALTSDGSAPGRVPGPASAPGPAGVPPTRRGVHSRLAQLPPLSAEQGSSAQPAFNTRRTMPLRVEFARQLTRRRTQLVGLLLLALPIVMALAFQIGGSGDSDGDRPALVDLATAGAGNFALFTEFASVGFLLVVIVAMFCGDTIASEASWSSLRYLLAMPIPRGRLLRQKLVVALTFSFGVNLLLPAWAYVVGGVFFGWDPARSPFGGSFTHTETLQRLLIVALYAAGQALVVASLAFLLSVLTDAPLAAVGGAVFLVVVSNILDSITALDPYRVVLPTHFQYSWLDALTPAISWEDMIRGCALAVIYSSVFFTLAWTRFARKDITS
- a CDS encoding alpha/beta fold hydrolase produces the protein MARHRWTGPPDQLRSRRRDGLSSRRRAGLSSRRRRGWRGWLSSRRSRQLAAAALAALLVIGLLVVLNREPAIQVSAQSVTGTPEPDGRAVSLDTSLYLPQDTPAPAILLAHGFGGSKAGLDGPARRLARAGYVVLTFSARGFGASGGRIHLDSRRYEVADGSRLLDFLQARPEVARTGDRPVVGVAGSSYGGALALMLGATDRRVGAVAADITWNNLARSLFPNGAGGADQRAGVFKRLWAGYLFSSGFAAAPDGQADSGGTDGSGGTGGTGGTGGAGGTGGAGGASGSGNGPGAPQAGFSSCGRFAAELCASYQRAVAGDPLDLRLATLLAESSPASVLAGMRAPTLLTQGEQDSLFPLSEADANARQIAAAGAQVQVRWRSGGHDAPGAGDDVTGMQRKFFDQKLRGKGGTSPEFLLSQPGAGISSSSGRTVATTLRAFGYPGLPGRPDFTSRPVTLRGPPRQISAPAGGSPAAVSTVPGLGDLIGGAAGAGLGGAAGLSRLPGQSVLFSSDPLTESTLVIGSSEVRLRVTTGRTGTATLFLSLRDLGPDGSDTLPARLVSPIQLTGPPGQVQLVTARLPWIVAQVPAGHRIAVEVATTDYGYQLPTEPATYTVELGETLAESGATLNLASLPVTEVRTSGARNWLIVAALVLLLCLAYGWWRLRSRRPGDADPALAQVPIVVSDLAKVYADGYRAVDGVSFRVERGQVLGLLGPNGAGKTTTLRVLMGLILPTAGSIRVFGHEVVPGAKVLSRLGAFVEGPGFLPHLSGRENLRLFWAASGRPVEQAQFETVLEIAGLGDSLERRVKTYSHGMQQRLAIAQAMLGLPEVLVLDEPTNGLDPPQIAEMRQVLGRYAATGRSVIVSSHLLAEVEQTCSHVVVMHRGRLVAAGSVAEVAGSGSTQLAVDDVDRAREVLVAAGMPARVVPARRALEDVFLDLIGERVD